One region of Epilithonimonas zeae genomic DNA includes:
- a CDS encoding beta-lactamase family protein yields MRTITKNMMIILMTVITSFPQVMSAQTTSDSIDLFIKEKMRQMKIPGLQLAVVKNGRLEKSSSYGFANVEHQVPTFSKTTFSINSMTKAFVGVAIMQLQEQGKLKTDDSISLYISDIPNDWKSITIKQLLSNTSGLPNNIDEKEQVLGNGIEDKNWEVVKTLPMESKPGERFSYNQTGYYMLGKIINKLSGKHFTQFIEENQFKPCHMTSTQFGDSNDIVPNNAGAYSTITNIDGKWINDGKLHNAFATFPVFFRTATGIISTSEDLSKWLIALNDGKLLQNKNSVKELFTSVKLNDGHIAGFNKLTNGYALGWPTVMREEHPAAAPVGGMRSALFVYLHDDLSIVVLTNLQGSNPEWFIDEIAGFYFPDMKVKNGFGLSKNLKLLRQKLIENKFQNAYKLYTKIKKINKDFKLSEDEINSWGYQLLEQEKKNEALQVFQLNTLLFPDSANVYDSYAETLESLGNRKEAIINYKKSLKLNPKNNNASNYLKDKN; encoded by the coding sequence ATGAGAACTATTACTAAAAACATGATGATCATCCTGATGACAGTAATAACATCATTTCCACAAGTGATGTCTGCCCAAACTACTTCGGACAGTATTGATCTATTTATCAAAGAGAAGATGAGACAAATGAAGATTCCGGGACTTCAGCTCGCTGTTGTTAAAAATGGAAGACTAGAAAAATCAAGCAGCTATGGTTTTGCGAATGTAGAACACCAGGTTCCGACCTTTTCAAAAACGACATTTTCGATCAACTCTATGACAAAAGCCTTTGTTGGTGTTGCGATTATGCAATTACAGGAACAAGGAAAATTAAAAACAGATGATTCTATTTCTCTATACATTTCTGATATTCCTAATGATTGGAAATCCATTACGATTAAACAATTGTTAAGTAATACGTCCGGACTCCCTAATAATATTGATGAAAAAGAACAAGTTTTAGGAAACGGTATTGAAGATAAAAACTGGGAAGTGGTAAAGACACTGCCTATGGAATCCAAACCTGGAGAGAGATTTAGTTACAACCAAACCGGATATTATATGCTAGGAAAAATCATTAACAAATTGAGTGGTAAACATTTCACACAATTCATTGAAGAAAACCAATTCAAGCCTTGTCATATGACTTCTACACAGTTTGGAGACTCCAACGATATCGTACCCAATAATGCTGGTGCTTATTCTACGATTACCAACATCGATGGGAAGTGGATTAATGATGGAAAACTACACAATGCTTTTGCAACCTTTCCCGTATTCTTCAGAACTGCGACAGGAATTATTTCCACTTCAGAAGATTTAAGCAAATGGCTTATCGCCTTAAATGACGGAAAACTCTTACAGAATAAAAATAGCGTTAAAGAGCTTTTCACTTCAGTAAAATTAAATGATGGACATATCGCTGGTTTTAATAAACTCACCAATGGATATGCGCTAGGCTGGCCAACAGTTATGAGGGAAGAACATCCTGCCGCAGCTCCTGTTGGCGGGATGCGCTCAGCATTATTTGTATATCTCCATGATGATCTTTCAATCGTTGTTTTAACTAATCTTCAAGGCTCCAATCCTGAATGGTTTATTGACGAAATTGCAGGTTTTTACTTTCCCGATATGAAAGTTAAAAATGGTTTCGGTCTTAGTAAAAATCTAAAATTACTCCGCCAAAAACTCATTGAAAACAAATTTCAAAACGCTTATAAACTTTACACGAAAATTAAAAAAATCAACAAAGATTTTAAGCTTTCTGAAGACGAAATCAATTCCTGGGGCTATCAACTTTTAGAACAAGAAAAGAAAAATGAAGCATTGCAGGTTTTCCAACTAAATACGTTGTTGTTCCCTGATAGTGCAAATGTTTATGATAGCTATGCTGAGACATTGGAATCACTGGGCAATCGTAAAGAAGCGATTATTAATTATAAAAAATCTCTCAAACTCAATCCTAAAAACAACAATGCCAGTAATTACTTAAAGGATAAAAATTAA
- a CDS encoding helix-turn-helix domain-containing protein, with product MESPAEILPGVIFYSYLSSERKEKACIWNHHTLVLQVSGQMVLETSEQNLTISAGEVLLIHKNQLGTLIKTPEPGGQYETVVISLQEDLIRKIILEEKMEAYGKYFGLPNLIIPSDDFLKGYFQSIVPYARNSGAEMTDEMGLLKVKEGIKLMLMAVPELRNFLFDFSEPYKIDLEKFMLSNYHFNVPVEEFSKLTGRSLSGFKRDFQKTFGMPPRKWLQEKRLNEAKHLIESKNKKPSSIYLDLGFESLSHFSQAFKKRFGKAPTLDI from the coding sequence ATGGAAAGTCCAGCAGAAATTCTTCCCGGCGTTATATTTTACTCTTATCTTTCTTCAGAACGGAAGGAAAAAGCCTGTATATGGAATCACCATACTTTGGTATTGCAGGTATCCGGTCAAATGGTTTTGGAGACCTCGGAGCAGAATTTAACCATCTCTGCCGGAGAAGTATTGCTGATTCATAAAAATCAGCTGGGAACGCTTATCAAAACACCTGAACCGGGCGGACAGTACGAAACAGTGGTGATATCTTTGCAAGAGGATCTGATACGCAAGATCATTTTAGAGGAAAAAATGGAAGCATATGGTAAGTACTTTGGTCTTCCTAATTTAATCATTCCCAGTGATGATTTTCTCAAAGGCTATTTCCAATCTATTGTTCCCTACGCCAGAAACTCAGGTGCAGAAATGACAGACGAAATGGGACTCTTAAAAGTGAAGGAAGGCATCAAATTAATGTTGATGGCTGTTCCTGAGCTCCGCAATTTCCTGTTCGATTTTTCAGAACCGTATAAAATCGATCTTGAAAAATTTATGTTGAGTAACTACCACTTTAATGTTCCGGTGGAAGAGTTTTCTAAATTAACGGGTCGAAGTCTTTCCGGATTTAAGAGGGATTTCCAGAAAACATTTGGAATGCCACCAAGGAAATGGCTGCAGGAAAAAAGACTGAATGAAGCAAAGCATTTAATTGAAAGTAAAAACAAAAAACCTTCTTCTATCTATCTCGACCTTGGATTTGAAAGCCTCTCTCATTTCTCTCAGGCTTTTAAAAAGAGATTTGGTAAAGCGCCTACTTTAGACATATAA
- a CDS encoding T9SS type A sorting domain-containing protein has product MKKLCISVGILAVGLLHAQKVSWQKNVESGNQDFLCGLAVTIDGQYLVSGSSIQKNQDPAGNNQNKGYDYHILKLDQQGQKVWEKYFSGNQHDYLSSTVSTREGGFLLAGTSYSSLALDKKDKSNGSSDIWLIKIDENGEEEWQKTIGTRYSEEARSVTQTTDEGYVVAGSTNHPKLGYGSKDVFVTKLDKTGKIISQLILGGNGLDEVEKVIPTKDGGVLMGIYSRSGIYEGPSKSKINSKDVSTSLIQNSNSGSSSNNQSNNAESNSDKQNSDSYDVNFYGKIDRNYGEGDYWIVKLDKNGVVQWEKNFGGSEDDHIRTMAITDAGYIIGGESRSQTSGNKRAKLEEGTDLWVLTLDEDGNEHWQQSYNFKNRDVLMSINTIKETTSNNQEATKGFLIGGFTQAEGKVQSNDETFWMLYIDKNGKEVWRKYVEGKDKKKEERLTTALLNRDGSYILAGTSAEEMGKENWKVVKLLDGDVENLMENKDIQIYPNPVKDYCYVEIGLDFDQADIYLYDMTGKVIQQLQTGNKITKVNTSKLPQGVYIIKANISTQQNKKLTTKILKE; this is encoded by the coding sequence ATGAAAAAACTCTGCATAAGTGTGGGAATCCTTGCAGTGGGACTACTACATGCCCAAAAAGTAAGCTGGCAAAAGAATGTTGAATCAGGTAATCAGGATTTTCTATGTGGTCTGGCAGTCACTATAGACGGACAATATTTAGTTTCCGGTTCCTCCATCCAAAAGAATCAAGATCCAGCAGGCAACAATCAGAATAAAGGCTACGATTATCATATTCTCAAATTAGATCAGCAAGGTCAAAAAGTCTGGGAAAAATATTTCTCGGGTAACCAGCACGACTATCTCAGCTCCACCGTTTCCACAAGGGAAGGTGGATTTTTACTAGCAGGAACTTCTTATTCTTCATTGGCATTGGATAAAAAAGATAAATCCAACGGTTCTTCTGATATCTGGCTGATTAAGATTGATGAGAATGGTGAAGAAGAGTGGCAGAAGACCATCGGAACCAGATATAGCGAGGAAGCCAGAAGTGTAACCCAGACAACAGACGAAGGTTATGTTGTTGCAGGGTCAACCAATCACCCCAAATTAGGATATGGATCTAAAGATGTTTTTGTAACAAAGCTGGATAAAACAGGAAAGATTATCAGCCAGCTTATTCTGGGCGGCAATGGTCTGGATGAAGTGGAGAAAGTGATTCCCACAAAAGACGGTGGTGTGTTGATGGGCATCTATTCCAGAAGCGGTATTTATGAAGGTCCATCAAAATCTAAAATCAATTCTAAAGATGTGAGTACATCATTAATACAAAACAGTAATTCTGGATCTTCCTCAAACAATCAGTCCAATAATGCTGAATCGAATTCAGATAAACAAAATTCAGACTCCTATGATGTTAATTTTTATGGCAAGATAGATAGGAATTATGGAGAAGGGGATTATTGGATAGTAAAGCTGGATAAGAATGGAGTCGTTCAGTGGGAGAAGAACTTCGGTGGAAGTGAAGATGACCATATCCGGACAATGGCAATAACTGATGCAGGTTACATTATCGGCGGAGAAAGCAGATCACAGACATCCGGTAACAAGAGAGCGAAGCTCGAGGAAGGGACAGACCTATGGGTACTTACATTGGATGAAGATGGAAATGAACACTGGCAGCAATCTTATAACTTCAAAAACAGAGATGTATTGATGTCCATAAATACCATCAAAGAAACCACAAGTAATAATCAGGAAGCAACGAAAGGTTTTTTGATTGGTGGATTTACACAGGCTGAAGGTAAAGTGCAAAGCAACGACGAAACATTCTGGATGTTGTACATCGATAAGAATGGTAAAGAGGTTTGGAGGAAGTATGTTGAAGGCAAGGACAAAAAGAAAGAGGAAAGACTGACCACAGCACTCTTGAACAGAGACGGCTCTTATATTTTGGCAGGGACGAGTGCAGAGGAAATGGGCAAGGAGAACTGGAAAGTTGTGAAGCTCTTGGATGGGGATGTAGAGAATCTAATGGAGAACAAAGATATCCAGATCTATCCAAATCCTGTTAAAGATTACTGTTATGTAGAGATAGGGTTAGACTTCGATCAGGCTGATATCTATTTGTATGATATGACGGGGAAGGTTATCCAGCAGCTACAAACGGGGAATAAAATCACGAAGGTTAACACCAGCAAATTGCCTCAGGGTGTTTACATCATCAAAGCAAACATCTCTACGCAACAAAACAAAAAGCTAACTACTAAAATTTTGAAAGAATGA
- a CDS encoding serine hydrolase domain-containing protein, translating to MKKIFLFLTLLTNVSLCFAQNDYIRAPTDNQLKSALDSLVERSVSAFMKNSSRVGISVGIIQNGKSFLYNYGSTGKDNQELPTGNTVYELASITKTFGATLLAKAVLDKKVNLKDDIRKYLKEDYPNLEYDGKPITLLNLANLTSGLPNWMPDKDLFGNADPEAIPFILDSVHTKYSREDLYRDLHNVKLKAIPGSVSRHCNTAAQLLGFIMENVYKDSFDNLLKIYFTKPLKMKNTYLLAPGKLPRKLAKGYDGKGRLMPIIDWEDLQVAASIASTSSDMLKYMAFQLDETNAAVKLSHQPTFGKVEDGAVALNWKIKTTVDGRRSISHTGGSLGFSSYMVFYPESNAGIVLLSNEADQYTQNELILLADKILTPTN from the coding sequence ATGAAAAAGATATTTTTATTTTTAACGCTTTTGACAAACGTATCATTGTGTTTTGCTCAAAACGATTATATACGGGCACCTACAGATAACCAATTGAAAAGCGCATTAGATTCTTTAGTAGAACGATCAGTTTCTGCCTTTATGAAAAACAGTTCCAGAGTAGGCATTTCAGTAGGTATTATTCAAAATGGAAAGTCGTTTCTGTACAATTACGGTTCAACCGGAAAAGACAACCAGGAACTGCCGACAGGAAATACAGTATACGAACTTGCCTCCATTACAAAAACATTTGGTGCAACTTTATTGGCGAAGGCTGTCCTTGATAAAAAAGTGAACCTCAAGGATGATATCCGTAAGTATTTAAAGGAAGATTATCCTAATTTGGAATATGATGGAAAACCAATAACGCTACTCAATCTTGCAAATCTCACATCCGGATTACCAAACTGGATGCCTGATAAAGACCTTTTTGGAAATGCAGACCCTGAAGCGATCCCTTTTATCCTGGATTCAGTTCACACAAAATACAGCCGAGAGGATCTTTACCGTGATCTGCATAATGTCAAACTAAAAGCTATCCCGGGAAGCGTATCCCGACACTGTAATACAGCGGCACAGCTGTTGGGTTTCATAATGGAAAATGTCTATAAAGACTCATTTGATAATCTTTTAAAGATATATTTCACCAAGCCTCTTAAAATGAAAAACACCTACTTGCTGGCACCGGGAAAACTGCCAAGAAAACTCGCGAAGGGCTATGACGGTAAGGGTCGTTTGATGCCCATTATCGATTGGGAAGACCTACAGGTTGCAGCCAGCATTGCTTCTACGAGTTCAGATATGCTGAAATATATGGCCTTTCAGCTGGATGAAACGAACGCCGCTGTAAAACTAAGCCATCAACCCACCTTTGGAAAGGTTGAAGACGGTGCCGTTGCCCTTAACTGGAAAATAAAAACTACAGTAGATGGCAGAAGAAGTATTTCCCATACCGGAGGAAGTTTGGGATTTAGCAGCTACATGGTATTTTATCCTGAATCAAATGCAGGTATTGTTCTGCTTTCTAATGAGGCGGACCAATATACTCAGAATGAACTCATCCTTTTAGCAGATAAAATTTTAACACCAACAAACTGA
- a CDS encoding DUF5977 domain-containing protein: MKTYWRVIVLQLIIFNILLINAQQLSTSYIPDVKSPEAHSFQKYGNIGPKLYSGALDLDIPLTSIDVGNLSIPISLSYDSSGFIPHKKSDAAGLGWSLIGGGRIVRSLNGTPDEYEGTNGKDAYMLNPYGEEIDKHGFLKGVRMNPPTTNVAAYNLNSGPGHIDGFDWVLGSLPNIYEGEPDEFSFQAMGLSGKFVIGNDGNVLVQSDDPNIVVDISQMAMYGGSKFCEPPQSTIIITNGQGTRYIFGGDFSRYELSYSYSITPDYPNAFFEGHPMISSFSLSKIIFSDGKEIDFDYVLDTFTSRSSFCHFSDWFSLWQNGLILSMESYTTESGLSTSWQQCVGLNCYGNTGGNFRERTSFSMVKKSVLKSIRFYDEEIKINYQDTGYPIRHFNLSPFYSNRLFNEWVVDNIELYHKNQLVKKKQLVYAHLGGEHKRPFLTTLRDEMTNEKYMFEYYKTDKLPPYYTKGIDHWGYWNGKDTNTSLTPLPTTSTYNSITGDYTLEDTFRDPNPQNCNVALLKKIVYPTGGISFFDYEPHMYEKRIERTSMSNFLPILKDNQGISGGARVKRIISISDDGTSKSNKEYRYGTDVNDSSSGGISSGTLMHWPRYFYNVVSANDYGTSNLIKITSSNIQRTSLDSYNVGYSNVYEVEEGKGYKAYQFSSYENFPDIFAMGEPKIKQFNFSWTNFQPLNLFKNYSNLYPIDFSPMRGRLIYEASYSQQDPYNPIKVTEYEYTNNTGFNPASQIDNNNYVTVQHISGYWVQAYKKFMNSSVLKSKTESDFFSGNEKRTFTEYLYDSPNHLNLSRKKVQVYGSDKLETLYKYSKDITGLSELTNKNFTSIPLIITTKKNDIFTSKSKIDYSNNWLGHSNLLPYKESFVINPNKIDTNEEVFEERISYDQYDNKGNLLQYTIKSDPTTIIYGYNRSLPIAKIRGAKYLSVINSLGQTSDLQNYHLLDICQKSDLDGDKASGLDEGEFLSSLDNFRKTTAFSNYQITTYTYDPLLGIRSITLPNGNRESYKYVSNRLDKIYNIDGSILKEFSYGYSDKKWYYNTEKKGSFRNANCGANSVSDPVIFTVPAFKYSSDISQDHADSKAVDDLYYNGQILANTIGTCQPLSCPVTFNSAVALSGTSSVYSINSEGRYMLTLSFITTPDSNDLPWEFGDPGVKIATIGGSCKPIGELVSGGTQQADGSMVMWTVYHDGSIYIDNTPAPGNNKSVTWNLEIGFN, encoded by the coding sequence ATGAAAACATATTGGAGAGTCATCGTACTACAACTCATAATTTTTAATATTCTATTAATTAATGCACAACAATTATCTACATCTTATATACCGGATGTTAAATCTCCAGAGGCCCATTCATTTCAAAAATATGGAAATATAGGTCCAAAACTATATAGTGGAGCACTTGATTTGGATATACCTCTGACCTCGATTGATGTAGGAAATCTATCAATACCGATCTCTCTGTCATACGATTCCTCTGGATTCATTCCTCATAAAAAATCAGATGCTGCAGGCTTAGGATGGTCTCTTATTGGCGGCGGTAGGATAGTGAGAAGCCTTAATGGTACTCCTGACGAATATGAAGGTACTAATGGAAAGGATGCATATATGTTGAATCCTTATGGAGAGGAAATTGATAAACATGGATTTCTAAAAGGTGTAAGAATGAATCCTCCAACAACGAATGTCGCAGCATACAATTTAAATTCAGGACCTGGTCATATTGATGGTTTTGATTGGGTTCTTGGATCTCTTCCTAATATCTATGAAGGTGAACCTGATGAATTTAGTTTTCAAGCAATGGGTTTGTCGGGAAAGTTTGTAATTGGAAATGATGGTAACGTCCTTGTGCAATCGGATGATCCAAACATTGTCGTCGACATTTCACAAATGGCAATGTACGGAGGTTCTAAGTTCTGCGAACCGCCACAGTCAACTATCATAATAACTAACGGACAAGGTACACGTTATATCTTCGGTGGAGACTTTTCAAGGTATGAACTTTCTTATTCTTACAGTATTACACCAGATTACCCAAATGCTTTTTTTGAAGGTCATCCCATGATAAGTTCCTTCAGTCTTTCTAAAATTATTTTTTCTGATGGTAAGGAGATTGATTTTGATTATGTACTAGATACTTTTACTTCCAGATCATCATTTTGTCACTTTAGCGACTGGTTCAGTCTTTGGCAGAATGGATTAATCCTTTCCATGGAGAGTTACACAACAGAAAGCGGCCTATCAACCTCATGGCAACAATGTGTAGGGTTAAATTGTTACGGTAATACTGGAGGCAATTTTAGAGAGAGAACATCTTTCAGTATGGTAAAAAAATCAGTTCTTAAATCGATCAGGTTTTATGATGAGGAGATAAAGATCAACTACCAAGATACAGGCTATCCAATCCGACATTTCAATCTTAGTCCATTCTATTCAAATAGACTTTTTAACGAGTGGGTAGTTGACAATATTGAACTTTATCACAAGAATCAACTTGTTAAAAAAAAACAACTTGTCTATGCACATTTAGGAGGAGAACACAAGCGACCATTTCTGACAACTTTACGTGATGAGATGACTAACGAAAAATATATGTTTGAATATTATAAGACCGATAAACTTCCACCATATTATACTAAAGGAATTGATCATTGGGGTTATTGGAACGGAAAGGATACAAATACAAGCCTAACTCCTTTACCAACCACTTCTACATATAACTCGATAACTGGCGACTACACATTGGAAGATACATTTAGAGATCCAAATCCTCAGAATTGCAATGTTGCACTTTTGAAGAAAATAGTATATCCTACAGGTGGAATCAGCTTCTTTGATTATGAACCGCATATGTACGAAAAGCGGATCGAAAGAACTTCTATGAGTAATTTTTTACCCATACTTAAAGATAATCAAGGCATCAGTGGCGGTGCAAGAGTTAAAAGGATCATTAGTATAAGTGACGATGGTACGTCAAAATCAAATAAGGAATACAGATATGGGACTGATGTTAACGATTCTTCTAGTGGTGGGATAAGTTCTGGTACCTTGATGCATTGGCCCCGCTACTTCTATAATGTAGTTTCAGCAAATGATTATGGTACGTCAAATCTGATAAAGATAACAAGTTCCAATATCCAGCGGACGAGCTTAGATAGTTACAACGTAGGCTATTCGAATGTATATGAGGTGGAAGAAGGAAAGGGTTACAAAGCTTATCAATTTTCATCATACGAGAATTTTCCGGATATTTTTGCAATGGGAGAACCCAAAATAAAGCAATTCAACTTTTCTTGGACCAATTTCCAGCCATTAAATTTATTTAAAAATTACAGTAATCTCTATCCAATAGATTTCAGTCCTATGAGGGGTAGATTAATATATGAGGCTTCATATTCACAACAAGATCCTTACAATCCTATAAAAGTGACCGAGTATGAATATACAAACAACACTGGTTTTAATCCTGCTAGCCAAATTGACAACAACAATTATGTCACTGTTCAGCATATAAGTGGTTACTGGGTTCAAGCATATAAAAAATTCATGAATTCATCAGTGCTTAAAAGTAAAACAGAAAGCGATTTTTTTAGTGGCAATGAAAAACGCACCTTTACTGAGTATTTATATGATTCACCGAACCATTTGAACTTGTCAAGAAAAAAAGTCCAGGTTTATGGAAGTGACAAGCTGGAGACTTTATATAAATATTCGAAAGATATTACCGGTCTGTCTGAATTGACAAATAAAAATTTCACCTCAATACCCTTGATTATCACAACAAAGAAGAATGATATTTTTACTTCAAAATCAAAAATAGACTACTCAAATAACTGGCTTGGTCATTCCAATTTACTACCATATAAAGAAAGTTTTGTGATCAATCCCAACAAGATTGATACAAACGAGGAGGTCTTCGAAGAAAGGATAAGTTATGACCAATATGATAATAAAGGCAATTTGCTACAATACACAATAAAAAGTGATCCGACCACTATTATCTATGGGTATAATCGCAGCTTACCAATAGCCAAGATTAGAGGGGCAAAGTATCTGTCAGTGATCAATAGCCTTGGGCAAACCAGTGACCTGCAAAATTATCATCTTTTGGATATATGTCAAAAATCAGATCTCGACGGAGATAAAGCCTCCGGTCTTGATGAAGGAGAATTTTTGAGCTCTTTGGATAATTTTCGGAAGACCACCGCTTTCTCCAACTATCAAATAACAACTTATACTTACGATCCATTGTTAGGCATCAGAAGTATCACCCTGCCTAACGGTAATAGAGAAAGTTACAAATATGTAAGCAATAGACTTGATAAAATCTACAATATTGATGGCTCAATTTTAAAAGAGTTTTCTTATGGTTACTCTGATAAAAAATGGTATTACAATACTGAAAAAAAGGGGTCTTTCAGAAATGCAAATTGTGGAGCGAACAGTGTTAGCGACCCTGTAATCTTTACAGTGCCAGCATTTAAATATTCGTCGGACATAAGTCAAGATCATGCGGACTCTAAAGCAGTCGATGATCTCTATTATAATGGACAAATCTTAGCAAACACAATTGGTACATGTCAACCTCTTTCTTGTCCTGTCACTTTTAATTCTGCTGTCGCATTGTCAGGCACTAGCAGTGTTTACAGTATCAATTCAGAAGGAAGGTATATGCTGACCTTGTCATTTATCACAACGCCAGACTCAAACGATTTGCCTTGGGAATTTGGGGATCCAGGGGTGAAAATTGCAACTATTGGAGGAAGCTGTAAACCTATCGGTGAACTGGTGAGTGGTGGAACTCAACAGGCGGATGGTAGTATGGTTATGTGGACTGTATATCATGATGGAAGTATATATATTGATAATACTCCAGCTCCAGGTAATAACAAGTCAGTAACATGGAATTTAGAAATAGGATTTAACTAA
- a CDS encoding aldo/keto reductase → MSEITKIQLGQNGPLVSKLGLGCMRMSSIWGGPTPDEKESIATIHQALDSGINFLNTGDFYGAGHNEMLIGKAIEGRRDEAFISVKFGAIFHNGQWIGMDLRPVAIKNFVNYSLTRLGIETIDLYQPSRMDGSVPVEDIIGTVAGLVEEGKVRHIGVSEITADQLRTANSIYPISALEIGYSLADRQIENDLLPAAKELGIAVVAFANTAEGLLTGDLKAPLSKDDYRNHFSRFQGENLIKNLEKVEVLKQMAQNKDCTPTQLAIAWVNSQGDQIIPLVSMSRRSRLPENIAAMDIVFTSEEINVLNSTFAIGAIKGSTYLQR, encoded by the coding sequence ATGTCAGAAATTACAAAAATTCAGTTGGGTCAGAATGGACCTTTGGTTTCAAAGCTTGGTCTGGGATGTATGAGAATGTCATCCATTTGGGGCGGACCGACACCAGATGAAAAAGAAAGTATTGCAACCATTCATCAGGCTTTGGACAGTGGAATTAATTTCCTGAATACAGGAGATTTTTACGGTGCAGGTCATAACGAGATGCTCATAGGGAAAGCAATCGAAGGGAGGCGTGATGAAGCATTCATTAGTGTCAAGTTCGGCGCTATCTTCCACAATGGACAGTGGATAGGAATGGATCTCCGCCCAGTAGCGATTAAAAACTTTGTCAACTACTCTCTTACCCGTTTGGGAATTGAAACAATTGATCTTTATCAGCCGAGCAGAATGGACGGCAGTGTTCCGGTCGAAGATATTATCGGTACCGTTGCAGGTCTGGTTGAGGAAGGCAAAGTGCGCCATATCGGCGTTTCTGAAATTACAGCAGATCAGCTTCGTACTGCCAACAGCATCTACCCGATCAGTGCTTTGGAAATCGGTTATTCTCTGGCAGACCGCCAGATAGAAAATGATCTGCTGCCTGCAGCAAAAGAGTTAGGAATTGCTGTTGTAGCTTTTGCCAACACTGCTGAAGGTCTACTGACGGGAGATTTGAAAGCTCCACTCTCAAAAGATGATTACCGAAATCATTTTTCCCGCTTTCAAGGTGAAAACCTAATCAAAAATCTTGAAAAAGTTGAAGTTCTGAAACAGATGGCTCAAAACAAAGATTGCACACCAACACAGCTTGCGATTGCCTGGGTTAATAGCCAAGGCGACCAAATTATACCACTGGTAAGTATGAGCCGAAGATCAAGGTTACCCGAAAATATCGCTGCAATGGATATTGTATTCACATCTGAGGAAATAAACGTTTTAAACAGTACATTTGCAATAGGTGCCATCAAAGGCAGCACGTATTTACAAAGATAA